One genomic region from Sphingobacterium multivorum encodes:
- a CDS encoding RagB/SusD family nutrient uptake outer membrane protein: MKKILIGLLIAAAVSSCDIDRLPYTSMDEENIASNPDAMVTGTYAQLKAWSDPMHRLGEYAGDNMMIRGSSTDAFYEFISYARTPNNYRLQNFWDSGYKAIAQSSNLIKMFAEGQSPEMDNKIGECYYIRGMMYFYLCRAFGKPYYQSPETNLGVPIVNGTPEDVFNDLNLPDRASVKDTYAQAISDLKKAEALMTLDKGAAYASKGAAQAMLSRIYLYMSGTYKNPNAEYARLAVEYADKVINSGKYVLLGREQFMKYNTFRPEDNKETIFAVKRVASEFSGDDHYYGIGGMYSNIGGMGWGEMYSSAKYIDLLNETGRNDWRPDHYTIVDARAAFIEPTYSKDDAGKYTTVFRFIKQDVPKKAGDPVTLSYVQAPATINGNTVTCKDGDHVYTLTAVNAAQQTYKIAYADGKTYTGMIDYYISLNRAYPQFYIVKCSREGEESQLHSPVISRLGEIYLNRAEANAKLGNYGAALNDLNTIRNRSIVNGGYTSIDATNASKLIDKERQLELAYQAERSYDVFRNGDPLNRTYPGPQKQFEDIVPTDFRVTYFIPQDAINSYPGKLTQNPTSN, from the coding sequence ATGAAAAAGATATTAATTGGACTTTTAATCGCAGCAGCAGTATCCTCCTGCGATATCGATCGTCTTCCTTATACTTCGATGGACGAAGAGAATATTGCAAGTAATCCTGATGCCATGGTAACAGGTACTTATGCGCAGTTAAAAGCTTGGTCTGATCCGATGCACCGTCTTGGTGAATACGCCGGTGATAATATGATGATCCGTGGTTCATCGACAGATGCATTTTATGAATTTATCTCCTATGCAAGGACACCGAATAATTACCGTTTGCAGAATTTTTGGGATAGCGGTTATAAAGCGATCGCTCAATCGTCGAACCTGATTAAGATGTTTGCGGAAGGTCAGAGTCCAGAAATGGATAATAAAATAGGTGAATGTTATTACATCCGCGGGATGATGTACTTTTACCTTTGTCGCGCATTCGGCAAGCCATACTACCAAAGTCCAGAAACAAACTTAGGCGTTCCGATCGTCAATGGTACACCTGAAGATGTTTTTAATGATTTGAACTTGCCCGATCGTGCGTCTGTAAAAGATACTTATGCGCAAGCGATCAGTGATCTGAAGAAAGCGGAAGCTTTAATGACCCTTGATAAAGGGGCAGCATATGCGTCTAAGGGTGCGGCGCAAGCGATGCTTTCCCGTATATATCTGTATATGAGTGGTACGTATAAAAATCCAAATGCGGAATACGCGCGCCTTGCTGTAGAATATGCGGATAAAGTAATTAACTCAGGTAAATATGTCCTGTTGGGCCGTGAGCAATTCATGAAATACAATACATTTAGACCAGAAGATAACAAGGAGACCATCTTTGCGGTGAAACGTGTCGCTTCTGAATTTTCAGGTGATGATCACTATTATGGTATTGGTGGTATGTACTCCAATATCGGTGGTATGGGCTGGGGTGAGATGTATTCCAGTGCCAAGTACATTGATTTATTGAATGAAACTGGTCGCAATGATTGGAGACCTGATCATTATACCATTGTCGACGCACGCGCAGCATTTATTGAACCTACATATTCAAAAGATGATGCGGGAAAATACACAACTGTTTTTCGGTTTATTAAACAGGATGTACCCAAAAAAGCAGGCGATCCGGTTACACTAAGCTATGTGCAGGCTCCTGCTACCATAAACGGTAATACCGTGACTTGTAAAGATGGTGATCATGTCTATACATTGACCGCTGTCAATGCTGCGCAGCAAACTTATAAAATTGCCTATGCAGATGGTAAAACATACACTGGTATGATTGACTACTATATTTCCTTAAACCGTGCTTATCCACAGTTTTATATTGTGAAATGCTCACGTGAAGGCGAGGAGTCACAATTGCACTCGCCTGTCATCAGCCGCTTGGGTGAAATTTATTTAAACCGTGCCGAAGCTAATGCAAAATTAGGTAACTATGGCGCTGCATTAAATGATTTAAATACCATTAGAAATCGTTCTATTGTTAATGGTGGATATACCTCAATTGATGCTACCAATGCAAGTAAACTGATCGACAAAGAGCGTCAGTTGGAATTGGCTTATCAGGCTGAGCGCAGCTACGATGTGTTCCGTAATGGAGACCCATTAAACCGTACCTATCCAGGGCCACAAAAACAATTTGAGGATATTGTACCGACAGATTTTAGAGTGACTTATTTTATTCCACAGGATGCGATCAATTCATATCCGGGCAAATTGACGCAGAATCCAACGTCTAACTAG
- the cysS gene encoding cysteine--tRNA ligase translates to MDHNLYLYNTLSRTKEKFEPIHPNLVGMYVCGPTVYSDVHLGNCRTFVSFDLIFRYLRHLGYKVRYVRNITDAGHLEGDRDEGDDKFAKKAKLEQLEPMEIVQKYTIGFHDVLRLFNTLPPSIEPTATGHISEQIEMIEQIIENGYAYERNGTVYFDVEKYVETYDYTILTNRKLEDMLNNTRELSGQDEKKGRLDFALWIKAKPETIMRWPAPWSVGFPGWHIECSAMSRKYLGDQFDIHGGGMDLAATHHTNEIAQSEACNHTSPAKYWMHTNMLTVNGARMSKSAGNGFLPGELFTGNHPLLNRGYSPMAVRFFMLQAHYRSTLDFSNEALDAADKGYKRLMTAIGLLDKLKVSKGADSFNLAEIRRKCYAAMDDDFNSPVLIAELFEIVRIINSIYDGKAKVTAEGLEGLKLFMKEFVEEILGLRNDQTSVSDDIDEVMNLVIKLRNEAKANKDFVTSDRIRDELNSIGIQLKDSKEGTLWNKI, encoded by the coding sequence ATGGACCATAATCTCTATTTATACAATACGCTTTCGCGAACAAAAGAAAAATTCGAACCTATTCATCCCAATCTCGTTGGTATGTATGTCTGTGGCCCCACCGTGTACAGCGATGTGCATTTGGGAAACTGTCGGACGTTTGTGTCTTTTGATTTGATTTTTAGATACTTGCGTCATCTTGGTTATAAAGTACGTTATGTGCGCAATATTACAGATGCGGGGCACTTGGAAGGCGATCGTGATGAAGGGGATGACAAATTTGCAAAGAAAGCAAAATTGGAACAGTTGGAACCGATGGAAATCGTTCAAAAGTATACGATAGGTTTTCATGATGTATTGCGTCTTTTCAATACCTTGCCGCCCAGTATTGAGCCTACTGCGACAGGACATATTTCTGAGCAGATCGAAATGATCGAACAGATTATCGAAAATGGCTATGCCTATGAGCGAAACGGTACGGTCTATTTTGATGTTGAAAAATACGTTGAAACATACGATTATACAATTTTGACCAATCGTAAATTGGAGGATATGCTCAATAATACCCGTGAATTGAGTGGCCAGGATGAGAAAAAAGGGCGTTTGGATTTTGCCTTGTGGATCAAAGCAAAACCTGAAACGATTATGCGTTGGCCTGCACCTTGGAGTGTTGGCTTTCCGGGCTGGCATATCGAATGTTCGGCCATGAGCAGAAAGTACTTAGGCGATCAGTTTGATATTCATGGTGGTGGAATGGATTTGGCAGCAACGCATCATACCAATGAAATTGCACAGTCTGAAGCATGTAACCATACGAGCCCAGCCAAATATTGGATGCACACGAATATGTTGACTGTAAACGGTGCGCGTATGTCCAAATCTGCAGGAAATGGATTTTTACCAGGCGAGCTATTCACTGGAAATCATCCACTATTGAATAGAGGTTACTCACCGATGGCCGTACGCTTCTTTATGTTACAGGCGCATTATAGAAGTACATTGGATTTCTCCAATGAAGCATTGGATGCAGCTGACAAGGGGTACAAAAGGCTCATGACTGCGATCGGTCTTTTAGACAAGTTGAAGGTATCGAAAGGGGCTGATTCATTCAATTTAGCTGAAATTCGCCGCAAATGTTACGCTGCTATGGATGACGACTTTAATAGCCCTGTACTCATTGCCGAATTGTTTGAAATTGTACGTATCATCAACTCGATTTATGACGGTAAGGCGAAAGTAACAGCTGAAGGATTGGAAGGGCTTAAACTATTCATGAAAGAATTTGTTGAGGAAATCCTAGGCCTTAGAAACGATCAGACTTCCGTATCAGATGATATCGATGAGGTGATGAATCTGGTCATTAAACTACGTAATGAAGCCAAAGCAAATAAAGACTTCGTCACCTCAGACCGTATTCGTGATGAGCTTAATTCTATTGGAATTCAATTGAAAGATAGCAAAGAAGGAACACTTTGGAATAAGATTTGA
- the der gene encoding ribosome biogenesis GTPase Der yields the protein MANIVAIVGRPNVGKSTLFNRLTESRKAIVDDFSGVTRDRHYETAEWIGKKFTVIDTGGFVHGSDDVFEEAIRDQVYIAIEEASVVIFMVDVTTGITDLDDEIADILRRSSKPVYVVANKVDHAKLHHESAEFYAFGLGEVFNISSATGSGTGELLDAVVSHFEVEEEEEESLPKYTIVGRPNVGKSSLTNALIGKDRNIVTPMAGTTRDSIRIHYNQYGHNFLLIDTAGLRRKSKVNEDIEFYSVMRTIKALEDSDVTILMLDAQDGLEAQDVNIFNLAEKNRKGIVIVVNKWDLIEKDNKTMKAFEDRIKEKIAPFTDVPIIFTSVTEKQRVLKVLEVADKVYVNKTKKIPTSKLNEVMLDIIENYPPPSLKGKYIKIKYATQLPGRTPMFAFFCNLPQYIKDPYKRFIENKLRENFDFTGVPIQIYFRQK from the coding sequence ATGGCAAATATTGTTGCAATTGTTGGTCGTCCAAATGTTGGTAAATCTACCTTATTCAATCGTCTTACAGAAAGTAGAAAAGCGATTGTTGATGACTTTAGCGGGGTGACGCGCGACCGTCATTATGAAACAGCCGAGTGGATCGGAAAGAAATTTACAGTAATTGATACAGGTGGTTTTGTACATGGTTCGGATGATGTCTTTGAAGAGGCTATTCGTGATCAGGTTTATATCGCTATTGAAGAAGCTTCGGTCGTTATATTCATGGTGGATGTCACCACTGGCATTACCGACTTGGATGATGAAATCGCTGATATTCTAAGAAGAAGCTCTAAACCTGTGTATGTTGTGGCGAATAAAGTCGATCACGCGAAATTGCACCATGAATCGGCAGAGTTTTATGCTTTTGGTTTAGGTGAGGTCTTCAACATCTCATCGGCTACAGGATCCGGTACAGGTGAGTTGTTGGATGCTGTTGTTTCTCATTTTGAAGTGGAAGAGGAAGAAGAAGAATCCTTACCAAAATATACCATCGTGGGCCGCCCGAATGTGGGTAAATCGTCTTTGACAAACGCATTGATCGGCAAAGATCGCAATATTGTAACGCCAATGGCAGGGACAACGCGTGATTCAATCCGTATACATTACAATCAATATGGACATAACTTTTTATTGATCGATACTGCAGGTCTTCGTCGTAAGTCCAAAGTAAATGAAGATATTGAGTTCTATTCGGTGATGCGTACCATCAAAGCATTGGAGGATTCTGATGTGACAATTTTAATGCTTGACGCACAGGATGGATTAGAAGCGCAGGACGTTAATATTTTCAACTTGGCGGAGAAGAACCGTAAAGGTATTGTCATTGTTGTCAATAAGTGGGATTTGATCGAAAAGGACAACAAAACAATGAAGGCTTTCGAAGATCGCATCAAAGAGAAAATAGCACCATTCACAGATGTGCCTATTATCTTTACTTCCGTAACCGAAAAACAACGTGTTCTTAAGGTATTGGAAGTTGCCGACAAGGTCTATGTTAATAAGACAAAAAAGATCCCTACCTCCAAGTTGAATGAAGTGATGTTGGATATTATCGAGAATTATCCACCGCCATCCTTAAAGGGTAAATACATCAAAATTAAATATGCAACACAGTTGCCAGGACGGACACCGATGTTTGCTTTCTTCTGTAATCTGCCACAATACATCAAAGATCCATACAAACGTTTTATTGAAAACAAATTGCGTGAGAACTTTGACTTTACAGGTGTCCCAATTCAAATATATTTCAGACAAAAATAG
- a CDS encoding DUF4440 domain-containing protein, whose product MNFWNRLSVVALMSVAGTTLYAQIPEKVGSLLQADKDAAALAKASTPHQAFLSIIDKESTFYVPSAVNAYNYLNNRPNIPDVLNWQPTFALIAKSQEFGVTSGSMDFQKVGARLRHGEYLTVWKRNKKGKWLVDIRAEVENNGNDGEFDLEYIEPTDSWYLKHRSKVRLNQREDIVLETDKLMSTVLKADNPTAYKEFLSEDVRFLFPWTSPMEGKAKMMAYLKKQRMTIETIPEEVKRSYSGDFAYTKGTATVRQKDKVVKYNYIRIWQLSELAKDDVKKANWNILIEMMFEK is encoded by the coding sequence ATGAATTTTTGGAATAGGCTGTCCGTCGTCGCATTGATGAGTGTTGCTGGTACAACACTATATGCGCAGATACCTGAGAAAGTTGGAAGCCTATTGCAGGCCGATAAGGATGCTGCTGCATTGGCGAAAGCGTCTACACCGCACCAGGCGTTCCTTTCGATCATAGATAAGGAATCTACGTTTTATGTCCCTTCAGCAGTAAATGCGTATAACTATCTGAATAATAGACCGAATATTCCCGATGTTTTAAATTGGCAGCCTACGTTTGCGTTGATTGCTAAAAGTCAGGAGTTTGGTGTAACTTCGGGGTCTATGGACTTTCAGAAAGTAGGTGCTCGATTGCGTCATGGAGAATACCTGACCGTATGGAAACGCAATAAAAAGGGTAAGTGGCTCGTCGATATTCGTGCCGAAGTTGAAAACAACGGGAATGACGGGGAGTTTGATCTTGAATATATCGAACCTACCGACTCGTGGTATCTGAAGCATCGCTCTAAAGTACGCTTAAACCAGCGTGAAGATATTGTCTTGGAGACGGACAAATTGATGTCAACTGTTTTGAAAGCTGACAATCCAACTGCTTATAAGGAGTTTTTAAGCGAAGACGTCCGGTTTTTGTTCCCTTGGACAAGTCCGATGGAAGGAAAGGCAAAAATGATGGCTTATCTCAAAAAACAACGGATGACGATAGAAACAATCCCCGAAGAAGTAAAACGTTCGTATAGTGGCGATTTTGCCTATACCAAGGGAACGGCAACGGTGCGACAAAAGGATAAGGTGGTGAAGTATAATTATATTCGTATCTGGCAGCTGAGCGAATTGGCGAAGGATGATGTGAAGAAAGCGAACTGGAATATTTTGATCGAAATGATGTTTGAAAAATAA